The Gossypium hirsutum isolate 1008001.06 chromosome D03, Gossypium_hirsutum_v2.1, whole genome shotgun sequence genomic interval CTGTTGTGTTTCTGGTCTTGGTTCGGGTGTGGGGAACTTTCTAGAATTTGATTTCTTTGTGTTTTGAAGTACTCTTAGTATATGATTTTAGATTTGGCTGCTTGATCTGATAAGAAGCAAGGATGGAACTTGAAATGCTCTTATATGTAGTGTTCATACAAGGGATACCCTCCTCTTGATGGTCCCACCTTTTCGATCTTTTTGGCTTAAGTGCCCTTTTCAAGGTTTCGCATTGTGCCATGCTGAAGCCATCTCTTCTATTCATCAAAACTAGGATTAAAAGGCGATAATCATGTTTTTGTTGCTGCAAGAGTGTTATGCTCAAAGTTTATCTTATTTTGATTGGGGTGTGGGAATGTTTCGAGGTCTAATGTAAATTACGGGTTGGGACATTTCCTTTTTGTATATGTGCCCTTTCATGTACAGTTTCTAAGATGTCCGTATGCTTTGTTATTGCATAGTAATTCTCACTTGTTCTAGGCACATGTTTTCCACATGTTGCAGAAAAGTACAAGTTCTATGTGTACCCTTTTGTACCCCCACCCCCTTTCCGGTACAATTGGTTATGACTATGATGCTATTTGATTATCGACTCTGCTGGAGTAATTTTATTTGTGTTGATTATGATGTTTGAACTTGCTGTTTGGTTAAAATCATTACTAAATCACCCTATATATCTACTTGCAGATAAGGACAGTAATGGTAGCTCCGGGTGGGGAAGCTTTGGGAGGTTTGATTGGTGCTTTTTGTCATATGATTCAGACTGAAGGGTTCTTTTCTCTTTATAAGGGACTAGTCCCCTCGATTATAAGCATGGCACCTTCAGGTGCAGTCTTCTACGGTGTCTATGATATATTGAAGTCGGCCTATCTTCATTCTCCCGAAGGGAGAAAAAGAATTCAAGACATGAAACAAGGTGGTCAAGAACTGAATGCATTCGAACAATTGGAATTAGGTCCCGTTAGAACATTACTGTACGGGGCAATTGCAGGTGCGTGTTCCGAAGCTGCTACTTATCCATTTGAAGTCGTGAGGAGGCATCTTCAAATGCAAGTCCGTGCGACAAAGTTAGGTGCATTGGCAACCTGTGTCAAGATAGTTCAGCAAGGTGGAATTTCCGCTCTTTATGCAGGATTAATCCCCAGCTTATTGCAGGTACTAAATAAATTTGTCTAGTAAATCAACTATAGCTCAATAAACTGCTTTTCAACTTTCATAGATGTCAAGCTTCAACTGCATCATATTTGATCGATCTGAATTTCTGTTCAGAGATAGATATTGTTATAGGGAATACAGAAAAACTATAAAGGAATTTGCATGTTGAAGCATATTAACAGATCGTTCTCTATCAGTTTTGTGTGCGTCAGTTGTCAAGACGCATATAACTCACCTAAGATTGCATCAATTTGTTGTTTTAGGTTTCTCAGGTTTTTTTCACTTCTTTTAACTTTAATTCATTTCAGGTATTACCATCAGCTGCCATAAGTTACTTGGTTTATGAGTTCATGAAGATAGTTCTAAAGGTGGAGCCGGCATAGACGAATTTTATCTACTTGACTAAAAACATTGGATCAGAGGTAACTTCGGTGTCGATTGAGGCTGCGGATGTTGTTTTATTTCATGAGAGGGAAAAAAGAAAGGCCTAAGTCGAGTTCGAAATTTACCTATACCATTTTACAAGAACAATAGACGGATGGTAAACATTCTTGTTTCTAAAATTCAGTTTGACATGATGTTTGTTTAAACTTACCATATTTCATAGTTCAACCTCATTGGCTTGTATGTTTATGCTAAACATGAATTGCAGCTATGTGCTTCTTGTTTCATAGAATGCTTCAATGATTATAAATTTATGATTGAATAAACCAGTTTCGAGCAGTACCAATCCGATCAGTCGGTCCACTTTCAACAACATTGGAAATAGGGCTCAAGTTGACTGATTTTGAGGGAAAAAAGAGAACACTGAACCTTTTTTTCAGATGTATATTGTTGATGTGGCAAGGTAATGTAAACCACAAATTGACAAGGTTTTCCGAAGAGCAATCAGCTCTGCTACCATGACAAAATATGTGAAAATCTGTATTTGTAACCAATGAATGTACCAAATATATAGGTCAAAAAGCTACGCTATTAAAGTCAACTCTCCTAACACCTACATTCTAATTACAGGACATACAAAGCTGTAAAAACAACAGCTTCTCTATCTCCTCATTTGCAAATAGCCCTTTTCTTATTTCACATTTACTGATTCTAGCATATCTGCACAGTTTGtctatttgatttttttcccttttttactgATTCTAGAACAGCAACTCATGGTAAAAGCCAAACCCTCTTCCTCAGCTATTCTTGTTTGCACCAAGACTTTCATAAAATAAGATATACCCATGATCTGTATTACTTGAATACTCCTGGGCTGACCCAAAAAATGTCTGAACTGCGGACTCGTCGATCATCTCCACGTTTTCATCGTCAAAAAATAACCAGTGGTTATGGCTTTTCACCAGGCTAACATAGTGCCCATGGTTAGGCCCGCTTCCCACATGAACGACTACAGCAAACAGAGAATACTCCGAATCTGCATCTTCCACAGTATTGCTCAGCTTCAGCTCAAGTGGAAACACAACACGGTATGAGAGCTTCTTGTACCGGCCAAGCTGCTCAATGTACTTGAATCGTTTTAAATGGATGACCAGGATGTGAGGAGGCTTCTTTATCTTCATTCTCTTCTGGGCTTCTTGCAAACTGCAAGCAAACAAATATTATCAATAATTATTGAGCCTTAACTAGGCACCGTTGCTATTGAAGCAATCAAGAAGATATGAGTTCGAGTGCATTTAAGTGcatttttcttctatttaacGGTTGGCGaggagtttatatatatattaaagaaaaaaagacaaTATGGTTAACTGCTCCATGCAAGTTTCATGTTTGAACCActaagaagaaagaaaaactaTGACCATAGTTGACACCATCTTCTAAGAAAACCTCAGTTTTACATTGTTGGTCTTTGGTCGGCAATTCCGAAAATCTCAAAAAGGATAATAATAGTCAAGTAAATATTTGTTGTGAATATAAATTACTTTATAAGACGAATCCTAATCATGTGAGCAACTAGAACACAACAAATCATGTATAAAAGAAAATCACCTGCAGCACTTGTCACAGAAAAATTTGTCCTCAGCGTTCAATGTCTCAGTAGAACTAAAATTTTTCAAACAGCTAGTAATTGAGCTGTTCTGTTCAATGTCAAGGCTCAAGTCAAAGAAAGTTTCATCTCTAGCTGTCACTGTCTCACATCGCAAGCATCTGGTCTCATTGGTAAGTATTCCCTGTTTCAAATTGCTCCATGAGATAATGAGGTTTTTCCTAAAATACATGACACACACAGACGTACCCAGAGAGAAGGGCAAAATATTGTCATTAAATGAACTGACAATTATATAGCATTCCTTGATAAGCATTGTCAACAAATAATAATTAGTTAAGTGAAAAAGATAGTAGCAGCCACCTTTTCCTTGCTATTCACAAATGTGAGATCataattgaaagaaaagaaaagcagtAGTGAAAGTACCAATATTAATCGAAGATGGAGTATAGATGCAAGGATGCACATAAGAGGTTTACCGATGATGTGATATCCTGCAACATTTCTAGATGGTAATGCTTGTATTCAGTTTTCTATGTCTATCAGTGGACAGATTAGATTAATTTTCGACAGTGCAGAGATGATTTCTAGACCTAATAGCTTCTTACAATTCTAAACATGTCGCTGAGGTTTCCAGTTACATAGTATCTTAATTTAAATATAACCCGAGCAAAGAAATAACTCGATTTCATCTATATTTTGTATCAAGCGAAGTAAATAAAGCACAAGACAAGAATGATTCAGAATATAAGAACACAGTAAACAACAAGAAAACTTACCTGAAAATTCTTGTGTACCCATGTAACCAGAGGCTCTTTTTGAACACCATTTGCTTGAGGATTCTTTGGACCATTTGCAACCTTTTCAGGTGGTGAAGTTTCAGCCTCATTTTTCGCTGTTGGAGCCTCTTTCTCCAATATGTCGACAAGTTCATTTAGCAAAATATTCAAGAACTCGTGAGCATCCTAccaagagagagggagagagagagagttatTCTCTTCCAAACTTTCCATTAAAGATGATAAAGAAAGTCAGTATGGTGGACACGAAAGGAAAAGGCTACTACATCAGAATTATTGAAGCCTTGAGTAAGCAACAGAGATGATGAATTTAGAGGAAGAAATAAGGTACTTGATTTCTATTACCTGGTGCATATAGCTTCGGAAAAGCTCATTTTGTTTCTTCAATCTCTGTACAAAGCGCTTTGGAGCAATGACACCTGTTTTCTTCTTCTGTGAACTTATCTGAACATAAAGAACAACCAATACTTAGTCTAGGTAGTGATCAAGTAAAAACCACATATGTGGCACCTATGAGAGAAGGGGAGGAAAGATTTACCAGAACATCTATAACATTTGCTAGAAACAGAAAAGCATCATCTTCCCTACAAAATTTGAACTCCAAAAAATTCAAGCAAAACATTTTTTAGGATCTAAGCAATTTCCTAACGGATAATACATAGAAGTACCAAACGAAACCCTTcgagaaaaggaaaggaaatataTAGAAAAGAAACAGTTATGAGGTGGGAACTCTTGGACAGGAAATAAACAGATCATACGCACAGCAAATTATAGGATTTACAGATAAAATtgacttattttaaaaaattgcacACACGTTCTTTCTTGTATGAAGCCAGGAACTCATGCAAATTAAGACGGGAACTTACAGAAATAAGCCAGTTAACAACAATATTAATCTTAATTTCTGATTAGATCCTGTAGTATCTTGAGCTTTCATACTTCTATCCATTGCACATGGGCTCCTAAGTGTGTCTAATATGAACAGAAAAAAATTAAGGCTTGACAACGCAACCTATGTGCATTGTTTTGGTAAAAAGAAACTAAGCTGATGTTGACTTTTCGAAAAAACACATGGCAACACCTTTGGCTCACAATAAGACAAATACCACCTTGGAAGGAAAAACCACCCAACTCTAAAGAACTATTGCTCCTCAACACTGCACTTTTAGCAGAGCTTTTACCTGTGTAAACAGATCGGCCAAGCATATCAATAGATTCTCTTCAGCATCAGCaccatttttataatttgaataatattCTAGCAGCTGTTCACGGAATGGAACACAAAAATAAAGTGCCTGAAAAAAATTGAGAATATGAAATGAGATATTGGTTGAAGATGAGAGAGCACTGTCGCCCAACAAATTTAAATACAAACATCCAACACTCAACACAATACATAAAACTATTAGGATTACCATATCCTTCCCAAATAATCATACATGTGCTAATCAAGTAAAACTAATTAGAAAGCAAGGAAGAGAATAAAGTATCACGAAAGACCTCAGAGTAAGTACCATAGcacaaatgaaaaagaaaaaagtcatAGGGACTAAAGAGTCTGGTAATGAGTATATAGCACTTAAAATTTGAAGTTGCATTCATTCAGAAATGATTGTTCAGACAATTCAAATGAACAATGAACGAAGGAACAAAagcaatattaaaaatattaaatataagcaTGAACAATGAAATCTGAATTgcataaatagtaataatgtaTTAGATCATCATTTAGTTTAGCATCAATACCAAAATTCTAACTCTAGACAGCTTTCCGTTTCTAATATTAATTGATAGCTATTGTGGTCAATATTCGGTCTAGAAAGTATAtctaaaatctaaactttctaATTTCAATCTAACTTGTGATATACCACCTGAATGCATACACGAAATGCAATTACCCGAGAAATTAACTGATAAACATGAAAATGATAGAGTCGAATCCAACCAATTCACTTCAGGATTCACAAATTTACTTGCTTCCTACAGCTATCATTTGAGTCAAATGAACACATTATAAAATCATTAACAAGGATAACCAGATAAATGCTGCTGCgatcaaaaaataaaaaccttCAAACTTACagataaaataataagaaacatGTACCAACAATAAATTTGCACATATGTaggaatattaaaaaattgttcaaagcttaaaatttaaaatcaatcaaattcaaagCATTGAAACTAACAAAAACGATTAAATTCAACATAATTTTCTGGAAAAAGAAATCGAATTAGATtcaaaattgaattgtaaatgaaaaaaagaaacctGCAACACGCTGTTACAATAGCAAGTGTTGCCAAAGTtttcaaggccaaaatatctTTCGCCTTCAGGAAACTGGTCGCCCAAAGCTTTCTCGAGTTTTGAACCCGCCGCCCCCatttaatacaaaaaaattaagtttaattacaaCCTCGAACTCAGATCTTGTTCTGACCGATTCAACTCAAACGATTCTATCTCTCCATTAACGAGTGGCTCTATCTCCGCTCtgtttgatttgaataaattgaatcGATTTAGGGTTTGGTTGGTTGAAggaaagcttttcttttctcctgtTTCCCGTTTAAGGTTGTAAAAATGAGCcaaagaaaatttttatatgtatattttttttggttttttgagAGAGAAATTAATAGAGGCGATAGATGAAGAAAATAAAGGAGGAAAAAAATGGTGGCGCACTACGACTGgcactaaatataaataaaattaagatagggatgagaaaagtaaatatataaatatataaaaagagaaaTTAATGAGTAAAAGGCTAAAATATACCAGCAGTCCCTGTAATTTCTAGGAATTTCATccttttacttttcagatttcaaaaccCAGCCCCAATTATtagactattaaaattattttattaatttcaggTTCATTACATGTTACATTTTTAGTTGCATGACTATCGAGTatgttttctattttaaaatgtcacaccaataaatttCTAAGTATCATCAattggacctaaattttaaactatgaaaagtaaaaaaattaaattattaaaataaaaatatagagactaaatgtTAAATATGTGAAGAGTACAGGGACTgatgatatattttaaccttagtaaaaataaattactatTGATGCTTTCTTGCACTCAACGTCACATGATGATGCCATTGCCAAGCTGTAAAACCAAATTATATggagatttttgatgaattttgtaggacttttttacccaaatataatatatataaaaaaaactaaaatggtaTGTTGCAACAATTAAGTACCAAAATGGCACATTTAGATgggtggagggtggtgcataggcaGCACCTCCCTGATATTCTGACAcaatacaatttaaaaataataataataaaataatagtggagGCATGTAGATAGGTGGCACAGATGTAAAAATACAGATCAAATACGGGTTGTATACAGTAAAAATTGGACCAAAAAACCGACCTGCTGACATGATGGGACAGGACACTGGATCACGCCTAGGGAAGAGGCGGGACCTAGTGGTGGAGGAGACGGCACAGGCAGCACCACGGTGGCAGGCGATGGGACGACTGCATGTAGCAGTTCGTTTGTTTTTTGTCTGTATAAGGTCCCCAAGGTTCATTTTTGGCCGGTGAGTGAAGGAGAAGAAATagaaggagaagaaaagaagagaagaagaagaaggagaaggagagggcgggaagggaagggaaaaaagaaagaaaaaaagagaagagaaaaagagagagggaaggagaaagagaaggaaaaaaaatagagaagaaaaaggtatttttttgttataaattaattgattaatgtCAATTTAATTcgttttt includes:
- the LOC107950458 gene encoding ubiquitin carboxyl-terminal hydrolase 3 isoform X2, giving the protein MGAAGSKLEKALGDQFPEGERYFGLENFGNTCYCNSVLQALYFCVPFREQLLEYYSNYKNGADAEENLLICLADLFTQISSQKKKTGVIAPKRFVQRLKKQNELFRSYMHQDAHEFLNILLNELVDILEKEAPTAKNEAETSPPEKVANGPKNPQANGVQKEPLVTWVHKNFQGILTNETRCLRCETVTARDETFFDLSLDIEQNSSITSCLKNFSSTETLNAEDKFFCDKCCSLQEAQKRMKIKKPPHILVIHLKRFKYIEQLGRYKKLSYRVVFPLELKLSNTVEDADSEYSLFAVVVHVGSGPNHGHYVSLVKSHNHWLFFDDENVEMIDESAVQTFFGSAQEYSSNTDHGYILFYESLGANKNS
- the LOC107950458 gene encoding ubiquitin carboxyl-terminal hydrolase 3 isoform X1: MGAAGSKLEKALGDQFPEGERYFGLENFGNTCYCNSVLQALYFCVPFREQLLEYYSNYKNGADAEENLLICLADLFTQFKFCREDDAFLFLANVIDVLISSQKKKTGVIAPKRFVQRLKKQNELFRSYMHQDAHEFLNILLNELVDILEKEAPTAKNEAETSPPEKVANGPKNPQANGVQKEPLVTWVHKNFQGILTNETRCLRCETVTARDETFFDLSLDIEQNSSITSCLKNFSSTETLNAEDKFFCDKCCSLQEAQKRMKIKKPPHILVIHLKRFKYIEQLGRYKKLSYRVVFPLELKLSNTVEDADSEYSLFAVVVHVGSGPNHGHYVSLVKSHNHWLFFDDENVEMIDESAVQTFFGSAQEYSSNTDHGYILFYESLGANKNS